One Gopherus flavomarginatus isolate rGopFla2 chromosome 13, rGopFla2.mat.asm, whole genome shotgun sequence DNA window includes the following coding sequences:
- the TTC36 gene encoding tetratricopeptide repeat protein 36 isoform X1 yields the protein MPEEAYGAFASELLEQVKDLELQGVLAAESGDVNTALERFSQAIQLLPERASCYNNRAQALRLRGDVAGALQDLDTALHLSGGTGRVACQCFVQRGLISVLEGHEDNARQDFEQGARLGSAFAQHQLVLMNPYSALCNQMLLEMMRKLQNPDIQGSN from the exons ATGGAGCTTTCGCCTCAGAGCTGCTGGAGCAAGTCAAAGacctggagctgcagggggttTTGGCGGCTGAATCGGGAGATGTGAACACGGCCCTTGAGAGATTCAGCCAGGCCATTCAGCTCCTTCCAGAACGAGCCTCATGCTACAACAACCGTGCTCAGGCCCTTCGTCTCCGaggggatgtggcag GTGCCCTGCAGGACCTGGACACAGCCCTGCACCTGAGTGGGGGCACAGGCCGGGTGGCATGCCAGTGCTTTGTACAGCGAGGTCTCATCAGTGTGTTGGAGGGGCACGAGGATAATGCCAGGCAGGATTTTGAGCAGGGAGCCAGACTGGGTAGCGCCTTTGCTCAGCACCAGCTGGTCCTAATGAATCCCTATTCAGCGCTCTGCAACCAGATGCTGTTGGAAATGATGAGGAAGCTGCAGAACCCAGACATCCAGGGAAGCAACTAG
- the TMEM25 gene encoding transmembrane protein 25 isoform X1 yields the protein MFFLLLDRWGTDETEDPTRAQMGLTRNLAGCGAALSHLLLLLLLHIEALVHSGLGEPDPKINGQSLLVSTMQEDESRDFTCQVDSWQAVPMLTWYLNGKKQETNGSTVLTTLAEAFEQSSSTFTVTAQRADRELNCSLIDPASGKISNASVLLNVQFKPEIVTMNAKYQEAKDPGLFMVLFVLVRANPPASITWIDQDGHVMVNTSDFLILDTKSYPWLTNHTVQVQLSSVAKNFSFTAANNVGITNSSILPPGLLDTRVELPLLAVTVGGALVLGTLLCLNTLIICVVCRKGKAVSGLSGPTPLPQSDSNNLKLNSVRLPRENMSLPSNLQLNDLTQEAKASHGDTGIQTERKDDALSEPENSLGLGNRGFVRFPMVGHIYKVSSMSSDEIWL from the exons ATGTTCTTTCTACTTTTAGAT CGCTGGGGCACTGATGAAACTGAGGACCCAACGAGAGCACAGATGGGGCTCACCAGGAACCTGGCCGGCTGTGGTGCTgccctctcccacctgctgctgctgctgctgctccacatTGAGGCGCTGGTGCATTCAG ggctgggggaaccaGATCCCAAGATTAACGGGCAGTCACTGTTGGTGAGCACCATGCAGGAGGATGAGAGCCGGGACTTCACCTGCCAGGTGGACAGCTGGCAGGCCGTGCCCATGCTCACCTGGTACCTGAACGGCAAGAAGCAGGAGACCAATGGTTCCACAGTGTTGACCACCTTGGCTGAGGCCTTTGAGCAGAGCTCCAGCACTTTCACAGTTACGGCACAGCGCGCAGACAGGGAACTGAACTGCTCACTGATTGACCCGGCCTCTGGCAAGATCTCCAACGCCTCAGTGCTCCTCAACGTGCAGT TTAAACCGGAGATTGTGACGATGAACGCCAAGTATCAGGAGGCCAAGGACCCAGGTCTCTTCATGGTTCTCTTCGTCCTGGTGCGGGCCAACCCCCCAGCCAGCATCACCTGGATAGACCAGGATGGGCACGTGATGGTGAATACGTCCGACTTCCTCATCCTGGACACCAAGAGCTACCCCTGGCTGACCAACCACACCGTGCAGGTGCAGCTCAGTAGTGTGGCCAAGAACTTCTCTTTCACTGCTGCCAACAACGTGGGCATAACCAACTCCTCCATCCTGCCACCGG GTCTCCTGGATACCCGTGTGGAGCTGCCCCTCCTGGCTGTCACTGTTGGAGGAGCCTTGGTACTGGGAACTCTCCTTTGCCTCAACACCCTCATCATCTGTGTCGTCTGCAGGAAGGGGAAGGCGGTGTCAG GGCTCTCTGGACCTACGCCACTGCCACAGAG TGATTCCAACAACCTGAAGCTGAACAGTGTGCGACTGCCACGAGAGAACATGTCCCTCCCGTCCAACCTGCAACTAAATGACCTCACGCAGGAGGCCAAAG CCAGCCATGGAGACACAGGAATCCAGACCGAGCGGAAAGACGATGCCCTGTCAGAGCCAGAGAACAGCCTGGGCCTTGGTAACAGAG GTTTTGTCCGGTTCCCGATGGTTGGGCACATTTACAAAGTGTCCAGCATGAGCAGTGATGAGATCTGGCTATGA
- the TMEM25 gene encoding transmembrane protein 25 isoform X3, with protein sequence MGLTRNLAGCGAALSHLLLLLLLHIEALVHSGLGEPDPKINGQSLLVSTMQEDESRDFTCQVDSWQAVPMLTWYLNGKKQETNGSTVLTTLAEAFEQSSSTFTVTAQRADRELNCSLIDPASGKISNASVLLNVQFKPEIVTMNAKYQEAKDPGLFMVLFVLVRANPPASITWIDQDGHVMVNTSDFLILDTKSYPWLTNHTVQVQLSSVAKNFSFTAANNVGITNSSILPPGLLDTRVELPLLAVTVGGALVLGTLLCLNTLIICVVCRKGKAVSGLSGPTPLPQSDSNNLKLNSVRLPRENMSLPSNLQLNDLTQEAKASHGDTGIQTERKDDALSEPENSLGLGNRGFVRFPMVGHIYKVSSMSSDEIWL encoded by the exons ATGGGGCTCACCAGGAACCTGGCCGGCTGTGGTGCTgccctctcccacctgctgctgctgctgctgctccacatTGAGGCGCTGGTGCATTCAG ggctgggggaaccaGATCCCAAGATTAACGGGCAGTCACTGTTGGTGAGCACCATGCAGGAGGATGAGAGCCGGGACTTCACCTGCCAGGTGGACAGCTGGCAGGCCGTGCCCATGCTCACCTGGTACCTGAACGGCAAGAAGCAGGAGACCAATGGTTCCACAGTGTTGACCACCTTGGCTGAGGCCTTTGAGCAGAGCTCCAGCACTTTCACAGTTACGGCACAGCGCGCAGACAGGGAACTGAACTGCTCACTGATTGACCCGGCCTCTGGCAAGATCTCCAACGCCTCAGTGCTCCTCAACGTGCAGT TTAAACCGGAGATTGTGACGATGAACGCCAAGTATCAGGAGGCCAAGGACCCAGGTCTCTTCATGGTTCTCTTCGTCCTGGTGCGGGCCAACCCCCCAGCCAGCATCACCTGGATAGACCAGGATGGGCACGTGATGGTGAATACGTCCGACTTCCTCATCCTGGACACCAAGAGCTACCCCTGGCTGACCAACCACACCGTGCAGGTGCAGCTCAGTAGTGTGGCCAAGAACTTCTCTTTCACTGCTGCCAACAACGTGGGCATAACCAACTCCTCCATCCTGCCACCGG GTCTCCTGGATACCCGTGTGGAGCTGCCCCTCCTGGCTGTCACTGTTGGAGGAGCCTTGGTACTGGGAACTCTCCTTTGCCTCAACACCCTCATCATCTGTGTCGTCTGCAGGAAGGGGAAGGCGGTGTCAG GGCTCTCTGGACCTACGCCACTGCCACAGAG TGATTCCAACAACCTGAAGCTGAACAGTGTGCGACTGCCACGAGAGAACATGTCCCTCCCGTCCAACCTGCAACTAAATGACCTCACGCAGGAGGCCAAAG CCAGCCATGGAGACACAGGAATCCAGACCGAGCGGAAAGACGATGCCCTGTCAGAGCCAGAGAACAGCCTGGGCCTTGGTAACAGAG GTTTTGTCCGGTTCCCGATGGTTGGGCACATTTACAAAGTGTCCAGCATGAGCAGTGATGAGATCTGGCTATGA
- the TMEM25 gene encoding transmembrane protein 25 isoform X2: MFFLLLDRWGTDETEDPTRAQMGLTRNLAGCGAALSHLLLLLLLHIEALVHSGLGEPDPKINGQSLLVSTMQEDESRDFTCQVDSWQAVPMLTWYLNGKKQETNGSTVLTTLAEAFEQSSSTFTVTAQRADRELNCSLIDPASGKISNASVLLNVQFKPEIVTMNAKYQEAKDPGLFMVLFVLVRANPPASITWIDQDGHVMVNTSDFLILDTKSYPWLTNHTVQVQLSSVAKNFSFTAANNVGITNSSILPPGLLDTRVELPLLAVTVGGALVLGTLLCLNTLIICVVCRKGKAVSGLSGPTPLPQSDSNNLKLNSVRLPRENMSLPSNLQLNDLTQEAKGVFLTRTGQFRGMSLLRWVQLDIADGVGFPIDPV; the protein is encoded by the exons ATGTTCTTTCTACTTTTAGAT CGCTGGGGCACTGATGAAACTGAGGACCCAACGAGAGCACAGATGGGGCTCACCAGGAACCTGGCCGGCTGTGGTGCTgccctctcccacctgctgctgctgctgctgctccacatTGAGGCGCTGGTGCATTCAG ggctgggggaaccaGATCCCAAGATTAACGGGCAGTCACTGTTGGTGAGCACCATGCAGGAGGATGAGAGCCGGGACTTCACCTGCCAGGTGGACAGCTGGCAGGCCGTGCCCATGCTCACCTGGTACCTGAACGGCAAGAAGCAGGAGACCAATGGTTCCACAGTGTTGACCACCTTGGCTGAGGCCTTTGAGCAGAGCTCCAGCACTTTCACAGTTACGGCACAGCGCGCAGACAGGGAACTGAACTGCTCACTGATTGACCCGGCCTCTGGCAAGATCTCCAACGCCTCAGTGCTCCTCAACGTGCAGT TTAAACCGGAGATTGTGACGATGAACGCCAAGTATCAGGAGGCCAAGGACCCAGGTCTCTTCATGGTTCTCTTCGTCCTGGTGCGGGCCAACCCCCCAGCCAGCATCACCTGGATAGACCAGGATGGGCACGTGATGGTGAATACGTCCGACTTCCTCATCCTGGACACCAAGAGCTACCCCTGGCTGACCAACCACACCGTGCAGGTGCAGCTCAGTAGTGTGGCCAAGAACTTCTCTTTCACTGCTGCCAACAACGTGGGCATAACCAACTCCTCCATCCTGCCACCGG GTCTCCTGGATACCCGTGTGGAGCTGCCCCTCCTGGCTGTCACTGTTGGAGGAGCCTTGGTACTGGGAACTCTCCTTTGCCTCAACACCCTCATCATCTGTGTCGTCTGCAGGAAGGGGAAGGCGGTGTCAG GGCTCTCTGGACCTACGCCACTGCCACAGAG TGATTCCAACAACCTGAAGCTGAACAGTGTGCGACTGCCACGAGAGAACATGTCCCTCCCGTCCAACCTGCAACTAAATGACCTCACGCAGGAGGCCAAAGGTGTGTTCCTTACCAGAACCGGGCAATTCAGAGGGATGTCCCTTCTGAGGTGGGTGCAGCTGGATATAGCAGACGGGGTGGGATTTCCCATTGACCCAGTGTGA